One stretch of Terriglobia bacterium DNA includes these proteins:
- the rfbC gene encoding dTDP-4-dehydrorhamnose 3,5-epimerase, whose protein sequence is MQIVEEFPSGVLLLQLEVFRDDRGYFFESYNQAKFDRLVPNVRFVQDNQSRSRGNVLRGLHYQIRQPQGKLVRVLQGEIFDVAVDLRRVSPSFGSWNGVRLASEQAQMIWIPPGFAHGFLALSDSAEVQYKATDYYAAPHERTILWNDPDLAIGWPIEGSPVLSAKDERGIRLRDAEVYHWLTPPPTTISAVLR, encoded by the coding sequence ATGCAAATTGTCGAAGAATTTCCGTCGGGAGTGCTCCTGCTGCAACTGGAGGTCTTCCGCGATGACCGAGGCTATTTCTTCGAGAGTTACAACCAGGCAAAGTTCGACAGGCTTGTTCCGAATGTTCGTTTCGTGCAGGATAATCAATCCCGTTCGCGAGGCAATGTTCTGCGCGGTTTGCATTACCAGATCCGCCAACCCCAGGGAAAACTGGTTCGCGTGCTGCAGGGCGAAATCTTCGATGTCGCAGTCGATCTCCGACGCGTGTCCCCATCGTTCGGCAGCTGGAACGGGGTTCGGCTGGCGAGCGAACAGGCCCAGATGATCTGGATCCCCCCCGGATTCGCACACGGATTCCTCGCGTTGTCGGACTCCGCGGAGGTCCAGTACAAGGCAACTGACTACTACGCCGCTCCCCACGAGCGCACCATCCTGTGGAACGACCCGGATCTTGCGATCGGGTGGCCGATCGAGGGCAGCCCCGTGCTTTCTGCTAAAGATGAACGTGGCATCCGCCTTCGGGATGCCGAAGTCTACCACTGGTTAACCCCGCCCCCGACGACCATTTCCGCTGTTCTCCGGTGA
- a CDS encoding M28 family peptidase, whose translation MANVCAIRYRRVESFRQINSPGVVMTFTKAIATAKRVRILMAAAILFTPLLVMAQAASVPGNLTDDLREFVQIPAVPGYEQQLAGAIATKLKAFSPHTDMASNVIVTVGKGSPRRLIVTAIDEPGFVASGITPEGYVTVQRLPQAGNLPLFNELYSAQPVMIGTNQHSWLNGVVAGLSIHLMPQRQHPPSAADLDNMYIDLGANNEAEVRASGADVLSPIAIDRQFYEMADGEWTAPAIGDRFGAAALVDVLRSLDRSKLQGTTTFAFVTQQWLGARGLQRELYELHPDEVIYVGRCMRAPAFGPQSENAPSFQHHPGDGVLVASDKPENAGAFGEELEKLGSEHNLKVTTDFSAPLLPRGGYILQPKLPERTVHLAVATDWPSTPAEVLQSGDVASLASLLEVYLGSTPAPHLKAATTLPEPPAPQKPRTAPSTDEVLHRLIETYAASEHEGNMRSTVEALLPPWAKPVMDDGGNLVLHLGSSSPKPSGRIAIVAHMDEIGYEVKSVLPDGRLELKDEGGGIWSYFLGHPALVHSSNGMHPGVLELPEGWDKPGFQFPRGRGFTVRMDVGAKNPDEVAKLGIKPGDFITVPKKYRKLLARKASGRAMDDRVGCTALINAVWALGATAPPNLGNRDITFIWSTREELGLFGAAAAAKDFAAKNETPTYVFAVDTFVSADSPLESKRFADARVGRGFVVRAVDNSNIVPRNLAEKVVSIARANNIPAQYGVTGGGNDGAAFLMYGSTDVALGWPLRYAHSPGEVVDVRDVEALGRIIAAVARSW comes from the coding sequence ATGGCCAACGTGTGTGCCATTCGGTACCGGCGGGTGGAGTCGTTTCGGCAGATCAACTCTCCAGGAGTCGTGATGACATTTACCAAGGCTATCGCCACAGCAAAACGAGTTCGAATTCTCATGGCAGCAGCAATCTTGTTCACGCCACTACTCGTAATGGCGCAAGCGGCTTCGGTTCCCGGCAATCTTACCGATGACCTGCGCGAGTTCGTCCAGATCCCGGCTGTTCCCGGATACGAGCAGCAACTGGCTGGCGCAATCGCGACAAAGCTGAAGGCGTTTTCCCCACACACGGATATGGCGAGCAATGTCATCGTTACGGTCGGCAAGGGTTCTCCGCGACGGCTGATCGTTACCGCGATCGATGAGCCCGGCTTCGTAGCCAGCGGTATTACTCCGGAAGGTTACGTGACCGTGCAGCGCTTGCCGCAAGCGGGAAATCTGCCGCTATTCAACGAACTCTACTCGGCGCAGCCCGTCATGATTGGCACGAATCAGCACTCGTGGCTGAATGGAGTGGTAGCGGGACTTTCGATTCACCTGATGCCGCAGCGCCAGCACCCTCCTTCGGCCGCTGACCTCGACAACATGTACATCGATCTCGGGGCGAATAATGAAGCGGAAGTCCGCGCCAGCGGTGCAGATGTTCTGAGCCCGATTGCCATCGACCGCCAGTTCTACGAAATGGCCGATGGAGAGTGGACGGCCCCCGCCATCGGAGATCGTTTCGGAGCGGCTGCCCTGGTCGACGTTCTGCGAAGCCTCGATCGCTCAAAACTTCAGGGGACGACGACGTTTGCATTTGTCACCCAGCAGTGGCTCGGCGCGCGAGGTCTCCAGCGCGAGCTTTATGAGCTTCATCCCGACGAAGTCATATACGTGGGCCGTTGCATGCGTGCGCCCGCCTTCGGGCCACAAAGTGAAAACGCGCCATCCTTTCAGCATCACCCCGGAGACGGAGTGCTGGTCGCAAGTGACAAGCCCGAGAATGCCGGCGCATTCGGGGAGGAATTGGAAAAGCTTGGAAGCGAGCACAACCTCAAGGTCACTACGGATTTCTCCGCTCCGCTGCTCCCGCGCGGCGGCTACATCCTGCAACCGAAGCTGCCGGAGCGAACGGTGCATCTCGCCGTTGCAACGGACTGGCCCTCGACGCCCGCCGAAGTGCTGCAATCCGGCGATGTCGCTTCCCTTGCCTCGCTCCTTGAGGTGTACCTCGGCTCGACCCCTGCCCCTCATCTCAAAGCGGCCACCACACTTCCGGAACCGCCTGCCCCTCAGAAGCCGCGGACAGCTCCGTCGACCGACGAAGTTTTGCACCGGCTGATCGAGACCTATGCCGCGAGCGAGCACGAGGGGAACATGCGCTCCACGGTGGAAGCCTTGTTACCGCCGTGGGCGAAGCCCGTGATGGACGATGGCGGAAACCTCGTTCTGCACCTTGGATCGTCCTCGCCGAAACCTTCCGGGAGGATCGCGATTGTCGCGCACATGGACGAGATCGGCTACGAGGTGAAATCCGTACTGCCCGATGGCCGCCTCGAACTGAAGGACGAGGGCGGTGGCATCTGGAGTTACTTCCTCGGACACCCCGCGCTCGTTCACTCCTCCAACGGAATGCATCCCGGCGTGCTGGAATTGCCGGAGGGCTGGGATAAGCCGGGGTTCCAGTTCCCGCGCGGGCGTGGCTTCACCGTCCGGATGGATGTCGGCGCGAAGAACCCGGACGAAGTGGCTAAGCTCGGCATCAAGCCCGGAGATTTCATCACCGTCCCGAAGAAGTACCGCAAGTTGCTCGCGAGAAAAGCCAGTGGACGAGCCATGGATGATCGCGTGGGCTGCACGGCGCTGATCAACGCCGTGTGGGCTCTCGGGGCCACCGCACCACCAAACTTAGGCAATCGCGACATTACTTTCATCTGGTCCACGCGCGAGGAACTTGGCCTCTTCGGCGCCGCGGCCGCTGCTAAAGACTTCGCGGCAAAGAACGAGACCCCGACGTACGTGTTCGCCGTAGATACGTTCGTTAGCGCCGATTCGCCGTTGGAGTCGAAGCGATTTGCCGATGCCCGCGTCGGACGAGGCTTCGTCGTTCGAGCTGTCGATAACTCGAACATTGTGCCTCGCAACCTCGCCGAGAAGGTCGTCTCGATTGCCCGCGCAAACAACATACCTGCGCAATATGGCGTTACCGGCGGCGGAAATGACGGTGCGGCATTTCTGATGTACGGCAGTACCGACGTCGCGCTCGGATGGCCATTGCGTTACGCTCACTCCCCAGGCGAAGTCGTCGATGTTCGAGATGTGGAGGCTCTCGGCAGGATCATTGCCGCAGTGGCGAGAAGTTGGTAG
- a CDS encoding polysaccharide biosynthesis/export family protein, with the protein MKLAQFRIGLLLLPIVLGVFALAQEPATADATSTTSSATTQTPGTAGTSGTIPGPIMGPLSPGDLIDYSVYGVQEMTQRTRIDGSGNVYLPLLGNVPLAGLTTEQAQKKLEDLLVSGGFLRNPHVTVSVAEYANGISLLGEVVRPGIYPVAGPRRLYDVLAAAGGLTPNAGNKITIAPKDSSRASEVVRITRDPSKSARENVLVNPGDTVIISKADVVYVVGEVVNPSGFMLDGAEPLTVLQVIAMAHGTSHDAKLDKTRIIRKTDKGRVEIPVALSKIMSAKAKDIPLQADDIVFVPSSTAKSAARRTIDTAISLATGVTLIHASRP; encoded by the coding sequence ATGAAGTTGGCGCAATTTCGGATCGGTCTTCTCCTTCTGCCGATAGTGCTCGGCGTGTTTGCGCTCGCACAAGAACCAGCGACTGCTGACGCAACCTCCACCACGTCCTCGGCCACGACACAAACGCCCGGTACCGCCGGCACATCAGGCACTATTCCCGGACCGATCATGGGTCCACTCTCCCCAGGCGACCTGATCGATTACTCGGTCTATGGCGTGCAGGAGATGACACAGCGGACCCGAATCGACGGTTCGGGGAACGTTTATCTGCCGCTGCTGGGCAACGTTCCGCTTGCCGGGCTCACAACCGAGCAGGCGCAGAAGAAGCTCGAAGACCTCCTCGTCTCCGGAGGATTTCTCCGCAATCCCCACGTAACCGTTTCTGTAGCCGAATATGCGAATGGCATCTCCCTGCTGGGGGAAGTTGTGCGGCCCGGAATTTATCCGGTGGCGGGCCCGCGTCGGCTCTATGATGTGCTCGCGGCAGCCGGCGGTTTGACTCCCAACGCCGGCAACAAGATCACGATCGCGCCGAAGGATTCGTCGAGGGCCTCTGAGGTCGTCCGAATCACAAGGGATCCGTCGAAATCGGCCAGGGAAAACGTCCTGGTTAACCCCGGCGACACCGTGATCATTTCGAAGGCCGACGTCGTGTACGTCGTAGGAGAGGTCGTAAACCCGAGCGGATTCATGCTCGACGGCGCAGAACCATTAACCGTTCTGCAAGTGATCGCCATGGCCCACGGCACAAGTCACGATGCCAAACTTGACAAGACGCGCATTATCCGCAAAACCGATAAAGGACGTGTCGAGATTCCGGTTGCGCTGTCAAAAATCATGAGCGCCAAGGCGAAGGATATTCCGCTGCAGGCCGATGACATCGTCTTCGTCCCCTCGAGCACTGCCAAATCAGCTGCGCGGCGCACTATCGACACTGCCATCTCGTTGGCAACGGGGGTGACATTGATTCACGCGTCGCGCCCATAA
- a CDS encoding MraY family glycosyltransferase, whose amino-acid sequence MFWVFASVASAALAISLALTWVVRRLARSRGWMAGPESERHVHQIPLPRLGGVAIFVSVAVTAGILIRSGWSSKFYNIALIPAAWMFGVGLVDDLRGVRASWKLLSQVIGAVILFALGIRIPFGAGDAGLILSFFATLVWTVTVTNAINLVDGLDGLASGSATCTIVAMLVAALRFGEHDTAIVAAALAGAVLGFLRFNLPPATIFLGDSGSLTLGILISAISIRLLQASWLGWIVCLLALAHPLAEVFISSTRRVLTANPVFRPDRRHMHHRLLDRDLSHGQSASALVAIAFAFSCLAMLVVMGPLWSPVAVVLALITGGHVIRAFRYDEFPLFARVICKILEHRYTAEAHVELREIAAALEKNPPESMGELRRVISELFTGFGFAEVSLAVPELDHLERVVMPRRGVALEFPLTTRLERIGTLRMQWEHSGGIPIDFGLLAAEFLPVLTRSVQWHVEANRENSLSANFAVQRVQRPRLVPTLQNIDTAEVTLLQD is encoded by the coding sequence GTGTTTTGGGTTTTTGCCAGCGTGGCCAGTGCGGCGCTGGCCATCTCGCTGGCCCTGACGTGGGTTGTCAGGCGGTTGGCGCGATCTCGGGGTTGGATGGCGGGGCCGGAATCGGAACGGCACGTTCACCAAATCCCTCTTCCTCGGCTGGGTGGCGTGGCTATTTTCGTCAGCGTTGCTGTGACTGCGGGTATTCTCATCCGCTCCGGGTGGAGTTCGAAGTTCTACAACATCGCGCTCATTCCCGCCGCATGGATGTTTGGGGTCGGCCTGGTTGATGATTTGCGCGGCGTGCGCGCATCCTGGAAACTTCTGAGCCAGGTGATCGGCGCGGTAATTTTGTTCGCACTCGGTATCCGCATTCCCTTCGGTGCTGGCGATGCAGGTTTGATCTTATCCTTCTTCGCAACTCTCGTCTGGACTGTCACGGTCACGAACGCGATCAACCTGGTAGACGGCCTCGACGGCCTGGCATCGGGTTCCGCGACCTGTACCATTGTGGCAATGCTGGTGGCGGCGCTGCGGTTTGGAGAGCACGACACCGCGATCGTGGCCGCCGCGCTGGCTGGTGCGGTACTTGGGTTCCTTCGCTTCAATCTTCCGCCCGCCACAATCTTTCTCGGCGATTCCGGCAGTCTCACCCTCGGAATTCTCATCAGTGCGATTTCTATTCGCCTGCTGCAAGCTTCCTGGCTCGGCTGGATCGTCTGCCTGCTGGCCCTGGCCCATCCGCTGGCCGAGGTCTTCATTTCAAGCACTCGCCGCGTTTTGACGGCGAATCCTGTCTTTAGGCCTGATCGCCGCCACATGCATCATCGATTACTGGACCGGGATCTCTCTCACGGCCAGAGCGCCTCGGCGCTGGTGGCGATTGCATTTGCGTTCTCCTGCCTGGCGATGCTCGTCGTCATGGGGCCTTTGTGGTCGCCAGTCGCGGTTGTACTCGCACTCATCACGGGTGGACACGTGATTCGAGCATTTCGTTATGACGAATTCCCGCTCTTCGCACGAGTCATTTGCAAGATTCTCGAACATCGCTACACGGCCGAAGCGCACGTGGAGTTACGGGAAATAGCAGCTGCGCTTGAGAAGAATCCGCCGGAGTCGATGGGAGAACTGCGACGGGTAATTTCAGAACTGTTTACGGGTTTCGGCTTTGCGGAGGTCTCTCTCGCCGTCCCTGAACTCGACCATCTTGAGCGCGTCGTTATGCCGCGAAGAGGAGTGGCGTTGGAGTTCCCATTGACTACCCGGTTGGAGCGAATCGGTACGCTGCGAATGCAGTGGGAGCATTCCGGCGGTATCCCAATTGATTTTGGGTTATTGGCTGCCGAGTTCCTGCCGGTTCTGACGCGGAGCGTTCAGTGGCACGTAGAAGCGAATCGGGAAAACAGTCTTTCGGCTAACTTCGCTGTCCAGAGAGTCCAGCGTCCCCGGCTTGTACCCACACTGCAGAATATCGATACGGCCGAAGTGACCCTGCTGCAGGACTAA
- a CDS encoding UDP-glucuronic acid decarboxylase family protein, with protein MRALVTGGAGFLGSHLCDALLADGASVIAVDNLLTGRVYNLEHLANEPRFTLEQHDICKPFDFGKIDYVFHFASLASPVDYMRHGLETLAVGAAGTFNSLDLTRKYNARFLLSSTSECYGNPTVHPQPESYWGNVNPIGPRSVYDESKRFAEAVTMAYHRYHKVDTRIVRIFNTYGPRLQLNDGRVISNFMKQALRGDDLTVYGDGRQTRSFCYVSDEIEGILRLARSCEHLPVNIGNPGEFTMLECAEVVLRVTGSTSKVRFEPLPEDDPVQRRPDISKAKALLGWSPTIDLETGLKLSLPYFRERLEREKFSVV; from the coding sequence ATGCGAGCACTGGTAACCGGTGGTGCTGGATTTTTAGGCTCCCATCTTTGCGATGCCCTCCTCGCGGATGGGGCCTCCGTCATTGCTGTCGACAACCTTCTGACCGGGCGCGTGTACAACCTTGAGCACCTCGCCAACGAACCGCGATTCACTCTCGAACAGCACGATATCTGCAAGCCCTTCGACTTTGGAAAAATTGATTACGTTTTTCACTTCGCCTCGCTGGCCAGTCCGGTCGATTACATGCGCCACGGGCTTGAGACGCTCGCTGTGGGGGCCGCCGGCACATTCAACTCGCTGGATCTCACGCGGAAATACAACGCCAGGTTTCTTCTCTCGTCGACTTCGGAGTGTTACGGCAATCCCACGGTGCATCCGCAGCCTGAAAGCTACTGGGGCAACGTCAATCCAATCGGCCCGCGGTCGGTGTACGACGAGTCGAAAAGATTCGCCGAGGCCGTAACCATGGCCTATCACCGTTATCACAAGGTGGATACGCGAATCGTCCGCATCTTCAACACCTACGGCCCGCGCCTGCAATTGAACGACGGCCGAGTGATTTCGAACTTCATGAAACAGGCGCTGCGCGGCGACGACCTGACTGTCTACGGCGACGGCAGGCAGACACGCAGCTTCTGCTACGTCTCCGACGAAATCGAAGGTATCCTGCGCCTGGCGCGCTCGTGCGAGCACCTGCCGGTCAACATCGGAAACCCGGGCGAGTTCACCATGCTGGAATGCGCCGAAGTCGTGCTGCGGGTAACAGGTTCGACGAGCAAAGTACGTTTCGAACCGCTGCCGGAGGACGATCCCGTCCAGAGACGTCCGGATATCTCGAAAGCGAAAGCTTTGCTGGGATGGAGTCCGACGATTGATCTCGAGACGGGACTGAAGCTGTCGCTTCCGTATTTTCGGGAGAGGCTGGAGAGAGAGAAATTTTCCGTCGTGTAG